One window from the genome of Amycolatopsis sp. NBC_01480 encodes:
- the ychF gene encoding redox-regulated ATPase YchF — MSLTLGIVGLPNVGKSTLFNALTRNDVLAANYPFATIEPNVGVVPLPDPRLDELAKLYNSEKTVPAVVSFVDIAGIVKGASEGAGLGNKFLANIREANAICQVIRVFDDPDVIHVDGRIDPSSDIETINTELILADLQTLDKALPRLEKEARTKKENKPALDNAQKAKEILDAGRTLFQAQKEVDFEALRELSLLTTKPFLYVFNADESILTDDARREELTKLVAPADAVFLDAKVEAELLELDDEESVRELLESVGQPEPGLHALARAGFHTLGLQTYLTAGPKESRAWTIPQGATAPQAAGVIHTDFERGFIKAEIVSYADLMEAGSMAVARAAGKVRMEGKDYLMADGDVVEFRFNV; from the coding sequence GTGAGTCTGACCCTCGGTATCGTCGGCCTGCCCAACGTCGGCAAGTCCACCCTGTTCAACGCGCTGACCCGCAACGACGTGCTCGCGGCGAACTACCCGTTCGCGACGATCGAGCCCAACGTCGGCGTGGTCCCGCTGCCGGACCCGCGGCTGGACGAGCTGGCGAAGCTGTACAACTCGGAGAAGACGGTGCCGGCCGTGGTGTCCTTTGTGGACATCGCCGGGATCGTGAAGGGCGCGTCCGAGGGCGCCGGCCTGGGCAACAAGTTCCTGGCGAACATCCGCGAGGCCAACGCGATCTGCCAGGTCATCCGCGTGTTCGATGACCCGGACGTAATCCACGTGGACGGCCGGATCGACCCGTCCAGCGACATCGAGACGATCAACACCGAGCTGATCCTCGCCGACCTGCAGACGCTGGACAAGGCGCTGCCGCGGCTGGAGAAGGAAGCCCGGACGAAGAAGGAGAACAAGCCGGCGCTGGACAACGCGCAGAAGGCGAAGGAGATCCTCGACGCCGGGCGCACGCTGTTCCAGGCGCAGAAGGAGGTGGACTTCGAGGCGTTGCGGGAGCTGAGCCTGCTGACCACGAAGCCCTTCCTGTACGTCTTCAACGCGGACGAGTCGATCCTGACCGACGACGCGCGCCGCGAGGAGCTGACGAAGCTCGTCGCCCCGGCCGACGCGGTGTTCCTCGACGCGAAGGTCGAAGCGGAGCTGCTGGAACTGGACGACGAGGAGTCCGTGCGCGAGCTGCTGGAGTCCGTGGGCCAGCCGGAGCCGGGCCTGCACGCCCTCGCGCGCGCCGGCTTCCACACCCTCGGCCTGCAGACGTACCTCACAGCGGGCCCGAAGGAGTCCCGCGCCTGGACGATCCCCCAGGGCGCCACCGCCCCCCAGGCCGCGGGCGTCATCCACACGGACTTCGAGCGCGGCTTCATCAAGGCGGAGATCGTCTCGTACGCCGATCTGATGGAGGCCGGTTCGATGGCGGTCGCGCGGGCTGCGGGGAAGGTTCGTATGGAGGGCAAGGACTACCTGATGGCTGACGGGGACGTGGTCGAGTTCCGGTTCAACGTCTGA